The stretch of DNA ATAACGACAACGGGCTGACCCTCATTCCCAAATCGTTCAACTGTAAAGTGCGGCGTTTCCATACTCCATTAACGCACAAAAACGCGGTAAGCCCAAGGCTCCAGTGATAGTTCTGATGTCGCCTCAATCGTCACAGCCGCGCCGCTTTGGAAGGTTGTGTAATCACCATAGGGCACATCATCATTAAACCGCACAGTTTGCGCGCTATCAGAGAGGTTGAAAACACCCATCACAGCCTTCGCGCCGTCATCCGATTGGCGAATAAAGCTAAAGACGTTTTGGGGGTTATCGTTATCGACTTGCGTCACGCGCGCACCCCACGCCCCGTTATGAAGAACCTCATTATCCGTCTTAAGCGCCACTAGATCTCTGAATTTATCTTGGAAAGGATGATCATCGTTCCAGTGGATCAAATCCTTTTCAAAAAACTCCAATCGCTTGTCATTGCCCGCCTCTTGGCCATTGTAAATCAGCGGCATGCCTTCACCGACAAAAGACAAGACCATGGCGGCAGGTAGTGCGTCACCGTAAATCTCAAACGGCGTTCCGTCCCATGTATTTTGGTCGTGATTGGACGTATATGTCATACGAAAGGCATCTTGCGGCCAGTCCGTTTTTTGCGCGGCGTAATAGTCGGCTATATCAGTTGCATCAGCCTTGCCGTTCACGATGTCTTGCATGATCTCTTTCCAGCGCCAGGCGTAAGTCGCGTCAAAGGCGTTGATATGCAATTCTGGCTCTTCCCATTCGGCGAGCATGAAGACGGGTTTTATCGCGTCCAGTTCCGCCCGCGCAGCGTCCCAAAAATCTGTTGGCACCATGCCTGCGACATCGCACCGAAAACCGTCAATACCGACGTCTCGCACCCAATAACTTAGGCTCTCTATCATATAATCACGCAAGCCCTGTTGATCGTAATCCAGATCAACAACGTCTGCCCAGTCGGTGTCAGGCGGAAATTGCATATTGCCGTCTGCGTCGCGCGTGTACCAATGGGGATGGGTCTGCACCAATGGGTTATCCCATGCCGTGTGATTGGCGACCCAATCAATGATAACTTTTAGCCCCAAATCATGAGCCGCATCGACAAGGGCTTTGAAATCCGCCTTTGTGCCCAAGTCTGGATTAACCGCTTGAAAGTCTTTCACGGCATAGGGACTGCCCATAGAGCCCTTGCGTTTTTCCTGCCCAATAGGATGTATCGGCATAAACCAAAGGATATCAACGCCGAGATCTTTGATGCGCGGGAGGTCAGCTTGCACTTGCGCAAAGGTGCCTTCTTGCGAATATTGACGTGTGTTGATTTGGTATATGACCGCATCTTTTGTCCACGCGGGGTGCAGAACATTGCTCACGGCAAGCTTATCCGTTGACGGCGCTGTAGATGTTGGGTTCGATGGACTACACGCCAGCAGAGATAGACCCGCAACGCTTGCGAGTGATAGCTTCATCAATGAATAAACGGTCACGGTTCGGCTCCTAATAAAAATGTGAGCGGCACATGCACGCGCGCGCGCCAGGCGCGTTCTGAATGTTCATGACCGTCAAATTTACGCGTTATCCAATTCTCGCCCGCCACATAGCCTGCGCGCTTCATCGCTGCGTCCATGCGGTCTTGATAGCCTTCATAATTATGGTCCAGCGTCTCTGTGCCGTAATCAAAATAAATCTTATGGGTCGCCGGATCAGGGAGTTTACCCGACAAATATTCCACAATCGCGCCGTCACCCATCGGAAAATGAGTGGACACACCCCCAGCGCCGCCGAACACATCGGGATATTCTGAAATCCCGTAAATTGATATCAGCCCACCCATAGATGACCCCATGATAAAGGTATCATCGCGACCGGGCTTCGTGCGGTATGTCGCGTCGATATAAGGCTTTAAATCCATGACCATAAAACGCAGATAATTATCCGATTGTATTGCGTCTGCGTCAAAATCGGGAAACTCAGTAAAGAAGCGGTCTGCATAGGCATCAGCGGCTTTTTCTGGAAAATATTCGGGGTTGCGAAGGTCGGTACTCCAGATACCAACGACAATCGCCTCTTTGACTTTACCCTCATTAATCAAGCGCGTCATGGCTTCGTCCACGCCCCAATCTGTTTGGGTATAGCGCGACTGTTTTGGGTCAAACAGGTTTTGGCCGTCATGCATATAAAGCACAGGATAGCGTTTTTCCGCCGCAGTATCATAAGAAGGTGGCAACCAAATCTCTAAATGGCGCGGCTTGACGAATTGCGAGGGGAAGTCTTCGACTTTCACCACAGTGCCCGTCACACCCATAACGCCAGTAACAGGCGTCTGCGGGTCAGAGGCCTCTATCTCGGCGGCGCCGCAACCGACAAGTGCGAGGGCCAAAAGCCCACATAAGACCCGCGCTATCACAGCTTTTTAAACCGTATAGCCGCCCCGCCGCTACGCCCTAATGGTAGCTGCAGTGTTTCTGCTGCCGTGACGGTTTTACGCTCTATCACCATGTCATAAGGATCTGTCTCGTAATCCGCCTTTGGGCCATCACGGTAAATCTGTGCCTCATAGCTGCCGGCGTCTAAGAATGATAAATCGACGCTTAAATCACGCGCGGTCGCATCCGTCAGAGCCGCCAGATACCAATCATCCGAATTACGGTCTTTGCGTGCAATCACGGCGTAATCCCCGACGGCACCGTCAAGCGTGATGGACTGTTCCCAATCGGTCGGAACGTCTTTGATAAACTGAAATGCCTCTGGCCGCGCCTCGTAATGCTGCTGTAAATCCATGACCATTTGGATGGGCGAATATATGGCCACGAAAAGCGATAATTCCTTGGCCAGCGTATGCTCGATACGTGAACGCACATCATTACGCTGTAAATCATCCGCGACAGGCGGAATTTCGTTTGGCCGCAAATTAAACGCACCCGCTGTATAGTCCATGGGGCCAGACAGCATCCGCGTGAATAATAAATCCAGCACGTGATCAGGGCCGTTTGGCGGCACGCCCCAGGCATTAAATTCTTGGCCGCGCGCCCCTTCGCGGGACACCCAATTGGGATATGTACGGCGCAAGCCCGTATCTTTTACGGGCTCATGCGGGTTCATCGCGATCTGATGCTCTGCCGCGCGTTTGACAACCTTCATATGATGATCGACCATCACTTGGCCGTCATGAAACTCGTAATGAGCGATACCGTTGGCGTCGACGCGTTTAATATCACCCGCATCTGCGACATAGCCCGATTTGATTACCCGCACATCATGGGCTTGCATTAAATCAAGCGCGTCTTCTAACTGGTTTTCATAATTCGTGATATTACCTGATGTTTCGTGGTGTCCAACCAGACGCACACCGACCTCGCGACCATATCGCGCGACTTCGGCTATATCGAAATCTGGATAGGTTTGGGTGAATGAGAATACATCGCCATTATGAAACCAATCCCCGTCCCACCCGACATTCCAACCTTCGACAAGGACACCGTTAAAACCGTTCTCAGCCGCGAAATCCATTTTGGCTTTGGTCGCCTCTGTCGTTGCGGCGTGATGATTAATGGGGCCGTCGGTATTCCCCCATGTGCCTTCTTTGATATGTTGTTCCCACCAGATACCCGCGTATTTCCCGGGTTCAAACCACGAGACATCGCCAAGCTTATTCGGCTCGTTCAAATTCAAGATTAGGTCTGAATTCATCAAGCCCGCCGCATCGTCAGAGATTTGAATTGTACGCCACGGCGTTTTGAACGGCGTTTCAGTCTTGACCAAAATACCGTCGACATGCGGCGTCAAATCGGCTTGCAACACGCCTTCACGTTGCTGATGCAAAGACATGGCGGAATAGTCGACAAGGGCGGCTTCGTGAATAGAGAGGTGCACACCGTTCTCTTTGCGGAAC from Fretibacter rubidus encodes:
- a CDS encoding glycoside hydrolase family 97 protein, with protein sequence MYMRPSALLTLSFMLALPFGLSACQADSTQATAETISVSETTAAQSVTAASPDRKNVITVTDEGGQLRYNIVRDGQDVVGKSRLGLRFLKQHGLDDGLRIISTQTRAVDTSWEQPWGERRIVRDNHVEMLISAERVTPNLKFNIRVRMFDDGVGFRYEVPKQPRLDAVSITEEITDFNIGPETTSWTIPARMYNRYEYLYSKKPTGALQMVHTPATFRKENGVHLSIHEAALVDYSAMSLHQQREGVLQADLTPHVDGILVKTETPFKTPWRTIQISDDAAGLMNSDLILNLNEPNKLGDVSWFEPGKYAGIWWEQHIKEGTWGNTDGPINHHAATTEATKAKMDFAAENGFNGVLVEGWNVGWDGDWFHNGDVFSFTQTYPDFDIAEVARYGREVGVRLVGHHETSGNITNYENQLEDALDLMQAHDVRVIKSGYVADAGDIKRVDANGIAHYEFHDGQVMVDHHMKVVKRAAEHQIAMNPHEPVKDTGLRRTYPNWVSREGARGQEFNAWGVPPNGPDHVLDLLFTRMLSGPMDYTAGAFNLRPNEIPPVADDLQRNDVRSRIEHTLAKELSLFVAIYSPIQMVMDLQQHYEARPEAFQFIKDVPTDWEQSITLDGAVGDYAVIARKDRNSDDWYLAALTDATARDLSVDLSFLDAGSYEAQIYRDGPKADYETDPYDMVIERKTVTAAETLQLPLGRSGGAAIRFKKL
- a CDS encoding alpha-amylase family glycosyl hydrolase produces the protein MTVYSLMKLSLASVAGLSLLACSPSNPTSTAPSTDKLAVSNVLHPAWTKDAVIYQINTRQYSQEGTFAQVQADLPRIKDLGVDILWFMPIHPIGQEKRKGSMGSPYAVKDFQAVNPDLGTKADFKALVDAAHDLGLKVIIDWVANHTAWDNPLVQTHPHWYTRDADGNMQFPPDTDWADVVDLDYDQQGLRDYMIESLSYWVRDVGIDGFRCDVAGMVPTDFWDAARAELDAIKPVFMLAEWEEPELHINAFDATYAWRWKEIMQDIVNGKADATDIADYYAAQKTDWPQDAFRMTYTSNHDQNTWDGTPFEIYGDALPAAMVLSFVGEGMPLIYNGQEAGNDKRLEFFEKDLIHWNDDHPFQDKFRDLVALKTDNEVLHNGAWGARVTQVDNDNPQNVFSFIRQSDDGAKAVMGVFNLSDSAQTVRFNDDVPYGDYTTFQSGAAVTIEATSELSLEPWAYRVFVR
- a CDS encoding alpha/beta hydrolase; translated protein: MALALVGCGAAEIEASDPQTPVTGVMGVTGTVVKVEDFPSQFVKPRHLEIWLPPSYDTAAEKRYPVLYMHDGQNLFDPKQSRYTQTDWGVDEAMTRLINEGKVKEAIVVGIWSTDLRNPEYFPEKAADAYADRFFTEFPDFDADAIQSDNYLRFMVMDLKPYIDATYRTKPGRDDTFIMGSSMGGLISIYGISEYPDVFGGAGGVSTHFPMGDGAIVEYLSGKLPDPATHKIYFDYGTETLDHNYEGYQDRMDAAMKRAGYVAGENWITRKFDGHEHSERAWRARVHVPLTFLLGAEP